A portion of the Lolium rigidum isolate FL_2022 chromosome 1, APGP_CSIRO_Lrig_0.1, whole genome shotgun sequence genome contains these proteins:
- the LOC124679693 gene encoding uncharacterized protein LOC124679693, giving the protein MIAAGTASMGRAATPTTPGSQSRWPRAVARLRLALRPPAAESGSSGRWMGCFRPAPVPAPSASAVAVAVKEAKRKGPEVEMEPARGGGEDVWSAQAEVEVEQGGVFPEHLVVMVNGLVGSADDWKFAAQQFVRRMPDKVIVHRSQCNSATQTFDGVDLMGERLANEVLSVVEQRRGVKKISIVAHSLGGLVARYAIGRLYERNTRITSPVGNSRNEGERLEGLIAGLEPMNFITFASPHLGSSGNKQLPFLCGLPFLERRASETAHLLVGRTGKHLFLTDSDDGRRPLLLQMVDDCDDIKFRSGLRSFKRRVAYANANFDHMVGWRTSSIRRQHELPKHRLLVRDEKYPHIVHVDRGITNSNETEVNANLYDPEEEMIRGLTQVPWERVDVSFQKSGQRLVAHNTIQVKSYWLNSDGADVINHMMDNFLA; this is encoded by the exons ATGATCGCCGCCGGCACAGCCTCGATGGGCCGTGCCGCCACTCCAACAACCCCCGGGTCCCAGTCCCGCTGGCCGCGTGCCGTCGCGAGGCTCCGCCTGGCGCTCCGTCCCCCAGCCGCGGAGAGTGGTAGCAGCGGGCGCTGGATGGGCTGCTTCAGGCCAGCGCCGGTGCCCGCGCCGTCAGCGTCGGCGGTTGCGGTGGCGGTGAAGGAGGCGAAGCGGAAGGGgccggaggtggagatggagccaGCGCGCGGCGGAGGGGAGGACGTCTGGAGCGCTCAGGCCGAGGTGGAGGTAGAGCAGGGCGGGGTATTCCCCGAGCACCTCGTCGTCATGGTCAATGGCCTCGTGGGGAG CGCGGATGACTGGAAGTTTGCCGCACAGCAGTTCGTGAGGCGGATGCCAGACAAAGTGATCGTTCATC GGAGTCAATGCAACTCTGCTACACAGACATTTGATGGAGTCGACTTGATGGGGGAAAGATTAGCGAACGAG GTTCTATCAGTTGTCGAGCAAAGAAGAGGCGTGAAGAAGATCTCAATTGTGGCACACTCTCTAGGCGGTCTTGTTGCAAGATACGCTATTGGAAGGCTTTATGAACGCAATACCCGAATTACATCTCCTGTTGGGAACAGCCGAAATGAAGGTGAACGATTAGAGGGGCTCATTGCCGGCTTAGAACCTATGAATTTTATAACCTTCGCATCACCACATCTGGGTTCAAGTGGAAACAAACAG CTCCCTTTTCTATGTGGCTTGCCTTTCCTGGAGAGAAGAGCGTCAGAAACTGCACATTTGCTTGTTGGAAGAACTGGAAAGCATTTATTCCTTACAGACAGTGATGATGGAAGGCGTCCACTTCTGCTTCAAATGGTTGATGACTGTGATGACATAAAATTCAG ATCAGGATTGCGCTCTTTCAAACGACGTGTGGCATATGCGAATGCGAATTTTGACC ATATGGTGGGGTGGAGAACATCATCAATCCGGCGTCAACACGAGTTGCCAAAA CACCGACTTCTTGTTCGTGATGAGAAGTATCCACATATTGTTCATGTTGATAGAGGAATTACAAACAGTAATGAAACCGAAGTCAATGCTAATCTCTATGACCCAGAAG AGGAGATGATAAGAGGCCTGACACAAGTACCGTGGGAACGTGTTGATGTGAGCTTCCAGAAAAGTGGTCAAAGATTGGTTGCTCATAACACCATACAG GTGAAGAGCTATTGGCTTAACTCAGACGGAGCTGACGTTATCAACCATATGATGGATAATTTCCTCGCCTAG